CGCGGCGGCCATAAAACAGCGCGCCTTTTGCCCGATTGATGGCGGCGTGTTTTTTATCCTGAACGGTGTCGAAGACCAGGGAGGAAGCGCGTTGGATAATCGGGTTTACGGAACCTTGCGTGAATTTCTTGCTGCGTCCAGCGGCGACTAACGCCGTTGCCGTTTTTTTGCTTGTCATAACCAATATCACCTTTTCTCTGTTCAGGTCCTGCCGGGTTATTCAAAACGCCTGTATGACCATGGATTAGCGGGAGGTATCTTTGCCAGGCTTTATACGTTATCACGGCTTGAACGGCGCGTGGATGCGCTTTTCCGTCTGGCGGGAAAAAGGGGAGGCGTTAATGCCATTACGCAGTGTCAAGGGGCTGCCAGCCAGGTGAAGATGAACGTCTTTCAAGTATCAACGCGGTGCAGGTAAAAAGATGGGAGCAAAGCCTGTGGCGTGTAAATAATAATGAGAACGACTATCAATTCACTCAGGGTCTGATATTATTTCAGACGGATTTCTGCGTCATTCAGTGATGGATTAAACGGTGGAGGCACAGCGTGAACATGGCTGTCAGTAACATTACTCAACAAGTGGCATCAGCCTGGCAAAAAAAACGTGGGGCGTTCAGCGCATTTTCCCGTGGCGTACTGGCTATTCTGCTGTTTAGCGCAGGGCTGAGCGGAAATGCGCTCGCGGCCCCTGCGACAGCGCCTATTTCCGGCGATAATTCGGACTCGGCCGTCACTCAGTCCGCCCCTGCTGCCGTGGCGCCGGATACGCTGACGCCGGAGGCATTAGCTTCGACTCCGGCTTCATCGCTCTCGCTTCCTGCGAGCGCCGCGCCGGGGACGAGCAATCTGATGAGAACGGATCTGTCTGTCTGGGGCATGTATCAACACGCGGATGTCGTTGTGAAAACAGTGATGATCGGCCTTCTGTTGGCGTCCGTCATCACCTGGGCGATTTTCTTCAGTAAAAGCGTTGAACTGATGGGAGCAAAGCGCCGCCTGCGTGGTGAGTATCAGGCGCTGGAACAGGCCAGAACGCTGGATGATGCGGCAGAAACCGCTGAAGCTTTCAAAGCGGGCAGTGTGGCGCGGCAACTGCTGGTTGATGCGCAGAATGAACAGGAATTATCCGCCCGTTCTGACGACAACAACGGCATCAAAGAGCGTACCGCTTTTCGTCTGGAACGTCGCGTTGCGGCGGCAGGGCGTCATATGGGGCGTGGCAACGGTTATCTGGCGACGGTGGGCGCGGTCGCTCCCTTTGTCGGGCTATTTGGTACGGTGTGGGGCATTATGAACAGCTTCATTGGTATCGCGCAAACGCAGACCACCAATCTGGCTGTTGTCGCGCCGGGGATCGCCGAAGCGTTGCTGGCCACGGCAATCGGTTTGATTGCGGCCATCCCTGCGGTGGTGATTTATAACGTTTTCGCCCGCTGGATTGCCGGCTATAAAGCGTTGCTGGGCGATGTTGCCGCACAGGTGCTGTTGCTGTTGAGCCGCGATCTGGACGTTGCCGCCAGCAATGATAATCGCGTGTCGTCATCGGCGCATAAACTGCGAGTGGGATAAGTGTCATGGCGATGCATTTGAACGATGATGTGAGTGACAATGGCGAGATGCATGACATCAACGTGACGCCGTTTATTGATGTCATGCTGGTTCTGCTAATCATCTTTATGGTGGCGGCGCCGTTGGCGACGGTAGACATTCGCGTTGACCTGCCTGCATCTTCCGCCGCCCCTCAGCCGCGCCCGGAAAAGCCGGTTTACCTGACCGTGAAAGCCGATAGGCAATTATATGTCGGCGATGACGTGGTGAGTGAGCAGTCGCTGGCTCAGGTACTGGATGCCGCTACCAATGCGAATAAAGAAACCACCATCTTTTTTCAGGCAGATAAAAGCGTGGATTATGAAACCATGATGAATGTCATGGATGCGCTGCGCAAAGCCGGTTATCTCAAGATTGGATTGGTTGGGGCGGAATCCGCCGCCAAATAATCCAATATGGAGAAGTCAATCATTCGCGGTGGCGTCTGATTCACCGACGTGAATCAGGGTGCCGCCAGTGTATCCGGGTCGGTATATAGCGTTTGTCCTCGTCCAGCGGTTGTTGGTCGATCAAACGCGTGATCATCTCAAAGCTGTTTCTTGCCAGCGTTTCACAATCCTGTGCGATGGTATCGATCTTCAGCGGTAAACAATCGAACAGATAGTGGTCGTCAAAGCTGCACAGGCGGATGTCACTTTCCATCAGGTTATGCTGATTCAGGTAGCGCAACACCCCTTCCAGCAAGCCACAGGCGGCGACAAACAGCGCTTTAGGCGGGCGGCCTAGCGTCGCGCATAGCTGCGCGAACATTTCATAGCCTGAACTGGGATGATAGCTGCCATGAATAATCCACTCTGGCCGGCACGCCAGACCTGCTCGCTGTAATCCTA
This is a stretch of genomic DNA from Brenneria rubrifaciens. It encodes these proteins:
- the exbB gene encoding tol-pal system-associated acyl-CoA thioesterase, yielding MNMAVSNITQQVASAWQKKRGAFSAFSRGVLAILLFSAGLSGNALAAPATAPISGDNSDSAVTQSAPAAVAPDTLTPEALASTPASSLSLPASAAPGTSNLMRTDLSVWGMYQHADVVVKTVMIGLLLASVITWAIFFSKSVELMGAKRRLRGEYQALEQARTLDDAAETAEAFKAGSVARQLLVDAQNEQELSARSDDNNGIKERTAFRLERRVAAAGRHMGRGNGYLATVGAVAPFVGLFGTVWGIMNSFIGIAQTQTTNLAVVAPGIAEALLATAIGLIAAIPAVVIYNVFARWIAGYKALLGDVAAQVLLLLSRDLDVAASNDNRVSSSAHKLRVG
- the exbD gene encoding TonB system transport protein ExbD; amino-acid sequence: MAMHLNDDVSDNGEMHDINVTPFIDVMLVLLIIFMVAAPLATVDIRVDLPASSAAPQPRPEKPVYLTVKADRQLYVGDDVVSEQSLAQVLDAATNANKETTIFFQADKSVDYETMMNVMDALRKAGYLKIGLVGAESAAK